ATTCTCACACTATCTACATGTCCTTTCTTAGCTGCTAGCATAAGCGCCGTGAAACCACCTCTATCTCGTCTATCAACCTTAGCACCTTTTTCAGGAAGCATTTTCACGATAGCAACATAACCTCTCTCAGCTGCCAGCATAAGCGGAGTCTTTCTATCTGAACCGAACAGTTCAACATCCGCACCCTCATCAATGAGTAGCTCAACAATTACTGGATTACAAAGTATAATTGCATGCATAAGTAGAGTATATCCTTGAGATTCCAAATCAATACGCGCACCGCTATCAAGAAGCAATCTAACCATTTTTGCATTACAACTAGCAACAGCATAAAAAAGTGGAGTATTGCCAAGATTATCCCTCTGATTAACATTAACGCCCTGATCAATAAGCATATCCACATACGAGATTTGACCACTATGAACAGCACCAGGGAAATATCTTTGTCTTTTTCGCATAACCTCCTCCCTAGCCATCTTTATGGATCGCTCACGAGCTTTTTCTATTTCTTGCTCCCGAGCCTTCTCCATAGCTCCAGCAGAAAAAGATATACCTACACATACACTTAAACTAAATAAGACTATTTTATTCATTACATCTCCTATATTGTTCTTTATATCAACTTGATCGCTGGAATGCGTCTTTGCGAAGTCATTATGGCTAAAAATGCTCCCATTTCGACCCTTTTTGGCATCTTAGCCATTAAAGTGGACCTAAATAATGATCATGAGAGGAATTTGCTATATTGCCACCCATTAATCATTATAACTCGGTATTTTAAGTATACCATATGTAGTTTTCTTATTGCAATTATTTAAGAAAGTTTTTTATT
The nucleotide sequence above comes from Chlamydiota bacterium. Encoded proteins:
- the ankX_4 gene encoding Phosphocholine transferase AnkX, producing the protein MNKIVLFSLSVCVGISFSAGAMEKAREQEIEKARERSIKMAREEVMRKRQRYFPGAVHSGQISYVDMLIDQGVNVNQRDNLGNTPLFYAVASCNAKMVRLLLDSGARIDLESQGYTLLMHAIILCNPVIVELLIDEGADVELFGSDRKTPLMLAAERGYVAIVKMLPEKGAKVDRRDRGGFTALMLAAKKGHVDSVRMLLNKGATIDLQSENGKTALMLAAQKGYIDIVILLLKKGANVNLQDDL